In Streptomyces sp. NBC_00306, a single genomic region encodes these proteins:
- the nusG gene encoding transcription termination/antitermination protein NusG: MSDPNVNDAVEPSDSLESPEDELDIVEAADEDQAELADAAAGEPAEEEAVQADDDAAAEAEVDEADADAESESDEDEAADEDESDEEPLVEEAPADPVAALRDELRGLPGEWYVIHTYAGYEKRVKANLEQRAVSLNVEDFIYQAEVPEEEIVQIKNGERKNVRQNKLPGYVLVRMDLTNESWGVVRNTPGVTGFVGNAYDPYPLTLDEIVKMLAPEAEEKAAREAAEAEGKPAPARKVEVQVLDFEVGDSVTVTDGPFATLQATINEINPDSKKVKGLVEIFGRETPVELSFDQIQKN, translated from the coding sequence GTGTCTGACCCGAACGTGAACGACGCCGTTGAGCCGAGCGACAGCCTCGAGTCCCCTGAGGACGAGCTCGACATCGTCGAGGCGGCCGACGAGGACCAGGCGGAACTTGCTGACGCCGCCGCGGGCGAGCCTGCCGAGGAAGAAGCGGTCCAGGCCGACGACGACGCTGCCGCCGAGGCAGAGGTCGACGAAGCCGACGCTGACGCCGAGTCCGAGTCCGACGAGGACGAAGCCGCCGACGAGGACGAGTCCGACGAGGAGCCCCTCGTCGAGGAAGCCCCGGCCGACCCGGTCGCCGCGCTCCGCGACGAGCTGCGCGGTCTGCCCGGCGAGTGGTACGTCATCCACACCTACGCGGGCTACGAGAAGCGCGTGAAGGCGAACCTGGAGCAGCGTGCCGTCTCGCTGAACGTCGAGGACTTCATCTACCAGGCCGAAGTGCCCGAGGAAGAGATCGTCCAGATCAAGAACGGCGAGCGCAAGAACGTCCGGCAGAACAAGCTGCCCGGCTATGTGCTCGTCCGCATGGACCTGACGAACGAGTCCTGGGGCGTCGTCCGCAACACCCCCGGTGTCACCGGCTTCGTGGGCAACGCCTACGACCCGTACCCGCTGACGCTGGACGAGATCGTCAAGATGCTCGCCCCCGAGGCCGAGGAGAAGGCCGCCCGCGAGGCCGCAGAGGCCGAGGGCAAGCCGGCTCCGGCCCGCAAGGTCGAGGTCCAGGTGCTGGACTTCGAGGTCGGCGACTCGGTCACCGTCACCGACGGTCCGTTCGCGACGCTCCAGGCGACGATCAACGAGATCAACCCGGACTCGAAGAAGGTCAAGGGTCTCGTCGAGATCTTCGGCCGCGAGACCCCGGTCGAGCTGAGCTTCGACCAGATCCAGAAGAACTGA
- the rplK gene encoding 50S ribosomal protein L11: protein MPPKKKKVTGLIKLQIQAGAANPAPPVGPALGQHGVNIMEFCKAYNAATESQRGMVVPVEITVYEDRSFTFITKTPPAAKLILKAAGVDKGSGEPHKTKVAKLTRDQVRDIATTKMPDLNANDLDAAEKIIAGTARSMGITVEG from the coding sequence ATGCCTCCCAAGAAGAAGAAGGTCACGGGGCTTATCAAGCTCCAGATCCAGGCCGGCGCGGCCAACCCGGCTCCGCCGGTCGGCCCCGCACTGGGTCAGCACGGCGTCAACATCATGGAGTTCTGCAAGGCCTACAACGCCGCGACCGAGTCGCAGCGTGGCATGGTCGTGCCGGTGGAGATCACGGTCTACGAGGACCGTTCCTTCACCTTCATCACCAAGACTCCGCCGGCCGCCAAGCTGATCCTCAAGGCCGCGGGTGTGGACAAGGGCTCTGGCGAGCCGCACAAGACGAAGGTCGCCAAGCTGACGCGCGACCAGGTCCGTGACATCGCCACGACGAAGATGCCCGACCTGAACGCCAACGACCTGGACGCCGCCGAGAAGATCATCGCCGGCACCGCCCGTTCCATGGGCATCACGGTCGAGGGCTGA
- the rplA gene encoding 50S ribosomal protein L1, whose translation MKRSKNLRAADAKIDRERNYAPLEAVRLAKDTAATKFDGTVEVAFRLGVDPRKADQMVRGTVNLPHGTGKTARVLVFATGDRAAAAEAAGADIVGSDELIDEVAKGRLDFDAVVATPDLMGKVGRLGRVLGPRGLMPNPKTGTVTPDVTKAVNDIKGGKIEFRVDKHSNLHFIIGKVSFDETKLVENYAAALEEILRLKPSAAKGRYIKKATLTTTMGPGIPLDSNRTRNLLVEEDPASV comes from the coding sequence GTGAAGCGCAGCAAGAACCTCCGCGCTGCGGATGCCAAGATCGACCGGGAGCGCAACTACGCCCCGCTCGAGGCCGTCCGTCTCGCCAAGGACACCGCCGCCACCAAGTTCGACGGAACCGTCGAGGTCGCCTTCCGCCTGGGCGTCGACCCGCGCAAGGCCGACCAGATGGTCCGTGGCACCGTCAACCTTCCGCACGGCACCGGCAAGACCGCCCGGGTCCTGGTCTTCGCGACCGGTGACCGTGCTGCGGCCGCGGAAGCCGCGGGCGCCGACATCGTCGGCTCCGACGAACTGATCGACGAGGTTGCGAAGGGCCGTCTGGACTTCGACGCCGTCGTCGCCACCCCGGACCTCATGGGCAAGGTCGGCCGCCTCGGCCGCGTGCTCGGTCCGCGTGGTCTGATGCCGAACCCGAAGACCGGCACCGTCACCCCCGATGTCACCAAGGCTGTGAACGACATCAAGGGCGGCAAGATCGAGTTCCGCGTCGACAAGCACTCGAACCTGCACTTCATCATCGGCAAGGTCTCCTTCGACGAGACGAAGCTGGTCGAGAACTACGCCGCGGCTCTGGAGGAGATCCTCCGTCTGAAGCCGTCCGCCGCGAAGGGCCGCTACATCAAGAAGGCGACCCTGACCACGACGATGGGCCCCGGCATCCCGCTGGACTCCAACCGCACCCGCAACCTCCTCGTCGAGGAGGACCCGGCCTCCGTCTGA
- a CDS encoding DUF1396 domain-containing protein, giving the protein MYRKAAGLALAGALLGGAAACSGDGSAQPDRKSVSKPVRVTLAAAIERAAAKNEKLTSLSYRMTGRIPGQGSLAARAAIGFKPAVMRMHMTQKDAAQSGEVEMRLVGGAVYINGGKDAADELDGKSWIKFDLSAMGKSAGGQDPFAGVGRADRNPAEDSESLTAAKDLRKVGPQTVDGVATTHYTGTVQLATMRQGLVKEDAATRKRREKSLEEYEKMGVSSLSMDMWIDGNDQTKQFRIRAKGTKGPLDLTMTFLDYNKPVVVTAPPASETADLAEMFKGAGQEP; this is encoded by the coding sequence ATGTACCGGAAGGCGGCCGGGCTCGCGCTCGCCGGAGCACTGCTGGGCGGCGCTGCGGCCTGCTCGGGGGACGGTTCGGCCCAGCCGGACCGCAAGAGCGTCTCGAAGCCGGTACGGGTCACGTTGGCCGCGGCCATCGAGCGTGCCGCGGCGAAGAACGAGAAGCTCACCTCCCTCTCGTACCGCATGACGGGGCGGATCCCCGGGCAGGGCTCGCTCGCGGCCCGGGCCGCGATCGGCTTCAAGCCGGCCGTCATGCGAATGCACATGACGCAGAAGGACGCCGCCCAGAGCGGCGAGGTGGAGATGCGGCTCGTCGGGGGCGCCGTCTACATCAACGGCGGCAAGGACGCGGCCGACGAGCTGGACGGCAAGAGCTGGATCAAGTTCGACCTGTCCGCGATGGGCAAGAGTGCGGGCGGCCAGGATCCGTTCGCCGGCGTCGGCCGGGCCGACCGTAACCCTGCCGAGGACTCCGAGTCCCTGACCGCTGCCAAGGACCTCCGGAAGGTCGGCCCGCAGACCGTCGACGGCGTGGCCACGACGCACTACACCGGCACCGTGCAGCTGGCGACGATGCGCCAGGGCCTCGTGAAGGAGGACGCGGCGACCAGGAAGCGCCGGGAGAAGAGCCTCGAGGAGTACGAGAAGATGGGGGTCTCGTCGCTCTCGATGGACATGTGGATCGACGGGAACGACCAGACCAAGCAGTTCCGCATCCGGGCCAAGGGCACCAAGGGACCGCTGGACCTGACGATGACGTTCCTCGACTACAACAAGCCCGTCGTGGTGACGGCGCCTCCCGCGTCGGAAACCGCTGACCTGGCCGAGATGTTCAAGGGCGCCGGTCAGGAGCCGTAG
- the rplJ gene encoding 50S ribosomal protein L10, whose amino-acid sequence MATSDKVAAVAEITEKLRGSHAAVVTSYTGLTVAQLKELRRSLGENAQYRVVKNTLTQIAAKEAGIELDEHLKGSTAVAFVTGDPVVAAKGLRDFAKDNPALVIKGGVLEGKALSADEIKKLADLESREVLLAKLAGAMKGKQSQAAALFQALPSKFVRTAEALRAKKAEQGGAE is encoded by the coding sequence ATGGCGACGTCCGACAAGGTCGCAGCCGTTGCAGAAATCACGGAGAAGCTCCGCGGTTCCCATGCAGCTGTTGTGACGTCCTACACCGGACTGACCGTGGCGCAGCTCAAGGAGCTTCGCCGTTCTCTCGGCGAGAACGCTCAGTACCGAGTGGTGAAGAACACGCTGACCCAGATCGCGGCCAAGGAGGCCGGGATCGAGCTGGACGAGCACCTCAAGGGCTCGACGGCTGTTGCCTTCGTCACCGGTGACCCGGTGGTGGCGGCGAAGGGACTGCGTGACTTCGCCAAGGACAACCCCGCTCTCGTCATCAAGGGCGGTGTCCTTGAGGGTAAGGCGCTGTCCGCCGACGAGATCAAGAAGCTTGCGGACCTCGAGTCCCGCGAGGTTCTGCTCGCCAAGCTGGCGGGCGCCATGAAGGGCAAGCAGTCGCAGGCTGCCGCGCTCTTCCAGGCGCTCCCGTCGAAGTTCGTCCGCACCGCGGAAGCGCTTCGCGCCAAGAAGGCCGAGCAGGGCGGTGCCGAGTAA
- the rplL gene encoding 50S ribosomal protein L7/L12, with amino-acid sequence MAKLSQDDLLAQFEEMTLIELSEFVKAFEEKFDVTAAAPVAVAAGGAAAAPAEAEAEQDEFDVILTGAGDKKIQVIKVVRELTSLGLKEAKDLVDGTPKPVLEKVAKEAAEKAAESLKAAGASVEVK; translated from the coding sequence ATGGCGAAGCTCAGCCAGGACGACCTGCTCGCGCAGTTCGAAGAGATGACCCTCATCGAGCTCTCCGAGTTCGTGAAGGCCTTCGAGGAGAAGTTCGACGTCACCGCCGCCGCTCCGGTCGCCGTTGCCGCTGGTGGCGCCGCTGCCGCCCCGGCCGAGGCCGAGGCCGAGCAGGACGAGTTCGACGTCATCCTCACGGGCGCCGGCGACAAGAAGATCCAGGTCATCAAGGTCGTGCGTGAGCTGACCTCCCTGGGTCTGAAGGAGGCCAAGGACCTCGTCGACGGCACCCCGAAGCCTGTCCTCGAGAAGGTCGCCAAGGAGGCCGCTGAGAAGGCCGCCGAGTCCCTCAAGGCCGCCGGCGCCTCCGTCGAGGTCAAGTGA
- the rpoB gene encoding DNA-directed RNA polymerase subunit beta, whose amino-acid sequence MAASRNASTANTNNGASTAPLRISFAKIKEPLEVPNLLALQTESFDWLLGNAAWKSRVEAALDSGQDVPTKSGLEEIFEEISPIEDFSGSMSLTFRDHRFEPPKNSIDECKERDFTYAAPLFVTAEFTNNETGEIKSQTVFMGDFPLMTNKGTFVINGTERVVVSQLVRSPGVYFDSNIDKTSDKDIFTAKIIPSRGAWLEMEIDKRDMVGVRIDRKRKQSVTVLLKALGWTTEQILEEFGEYESMRATLEKDHTQGQDDALLDIYRKLRPGEPPTREAAQTLLENLYFNPKRYDLAKVGRYKVNKKLGADEPLDAGVLTTDDVIATIKYLVKLHAGETDTVGESGTQIVVETDDIDHFGNRRLRNVGELIQNQVRTGLARMERVVRERMTTQDVEAITPQTLINIRPVVASIKEFFGTSQLSQFMDQNNPLSGLTHKRRLSALGPGGLSRERAGFEVRDVHPSHYGRMCPIETPEGPNIGLIGSLASYGRVNAFGFVETPYRRVVDDQVTDDVDYLTADEEDRFVIAQANAALTDDMRFAENRVLVRRRGGEVDYVPGSDVDYMDVSPRQMVSVATAMIPFLEHDDANRALMGANMMRQAVPLITAEAPLVGTGMEYRCAVDAGDVIKAEKDGVVQEVSADYVTVANDDGTYTTYRVAKFSRSNQGTSVNQKVVVNEGDRVVENQVLADGPATEQGEMALGKNLLVAFMPWEGHNYEDAIILSQRLVQDDVLSSIHIEEHEVDARDTKLGPEEITRDIPNVSEEVLADLDERGIIRIGAEVVAGDILVGKVTPKGETELTPEERLLRAIFGEKAREVRDTSLKVPHGEIGKVIGVRVFDREEGDELPPGVNQLVRVYVAQKRKITDGDKLAGRHGNKGVISKILPIEDMPFLEDGTPVDIILNPLGVPSRMNPGQVLEIHLGWLASQGWKVEGSEEWMERLKVIGADEVAAGTNVATPVFDGAREDEISGLFESTIPNRDGNRMVQPSGKANLFDGRSGEPFPDPVSVGYMYILKLHHLVDDKLHARSTGPYSMITQQPLGGKAQFGGQRFGEMEVWALEAYGAAYALQELLTIKSDDVTGRVKVYEAIVKGENIPEPGIPESFKVLIKEMQSLCLNVEVLSSDGMSIEMRDTDEDVFRAAEELGIDLSRREPSSVEEV is encoded by the coding sequence TTGGCCGCCTCGCGCAACGCCTCGACCGCGAATACGAACAACGGCGCCAGCACCGCCCCGCTGCGCATCTCTTTTGCAAAGATCAAGGAGCCCCTCGAGGTTCCGAACCTCCTCGCGCTGCAGACCGAGAGCTTTGACTGGCTTCTCGGCAATGCCGCCTGGAAGTCTCGAGTCGAGGCGGCCCTGGACAGCGGACAGGACGTCCCCACGAAGTCCGGTCTGGAGGAGATCTTCGAGGAGATCTCCCCGATCGAGGACTTCTCCGGGTCGATGTCCCTGACCTTCCGCGACCACCGCTTCGAGCCTCCGAAGAACTCCATCGACGAGTGCAAGGAGCGCGACTTCACGTACGCGGCCCCGCTCTTCGTCACCGCCGAGTTCACCAACAACGAGACCGGCGAGATCAAGTCCCAGACGGTCTTCATGGGCGACTTCCCGCTCATGACCAACAAGGGCACGTTCGTCATCAACGGCACCGAGCGTGTCGTGGTGTCGCAGCTGGTCCGCTCGCCGGGTGTCTACTTCGACTCCAACATCGACAAGACGTCCGACAAGGACATCTTCACGGCCAAGATCATCCCGTCCCGGGGTGCCTGGCTCGAGATGGAGATCGACAAGCGCGACATGGTCGGTGTCCGCATCGACCGCAAGCGCAAGCAGTCCGTCACCGTCCTCCTGAAGGCTCTCGGCTGGACCACCGAGCAGATCCTCGAGGAGTTCGGCGAGTACGAGTCCATGCGCGCCACCCTGGAGAAGGACCACACCCAGGGCCAGGACGACGCGCTGCTCGACATCTACCGCAAGCTCCGCCCGGGCGAGCCGCCCACGCGTGAGGCTGCTCAGACGCTGCTCGAGAACCTCTACTTCAACCCGAAGCGCTACGACCTCGCCAAGGTCGGCCGCTACAAGGTGAACAAGAAGCTCGGCGCGGACGAGCCGCTGGACGCCGGCGTGCTCACCACCGACGACGTCATCGCGACCATCAAGTACCTGGTCAAGCTGCACGCCGGTGAGACCGACACGGTCGGCGAGAGCGGCACCCAGATCGTCGTCGAGACCGACGACATCGACCACTTCGGCAACCGTCGTCTGCGCAACGTCGGCGAGCTCATCCAGAACCAGGTCCGCACGGGTCTGGCTCGTATGGAGCGCGTCGTGCGTGAGCGCATGACAACCCAGGACGTCGAGGCGATCACGCCGCAGACCCTGATCAACATCCGGCCGGTCGTCGCCTCCATCAAGGAGTTCTTCGGCACCAGCCAGCTGTCGCAGTTCATGGACCAGAACAACCCGCTGTCGGGTCTCACCCACAAGCGCCGTCTGTCGGCGCTCGGTCCGGGTGGTCTCTCCCGTGAGCGGGCCGGCTTCGAGGTCCGAGACGTTCACCCGTCGCACTACGGCCGCATGTGCCCGATCGAGACCCCTGAAGGCCCGAACATCGGTCTGATCGGCTCGCTCGCGTCCTACGGCCGCGTCAACGCGTTCGGTTTCGTCGAGACGCCGTACCGCCGTGTCGTCGACGACCAGGTGACCGACGACGTCGACTACCTGACCGCCGACGAGGAGGACCGCTTCGTCATCGCGCAGGCCAACGCCGCGCTGACCGACGACATGCGGTTCGCCGAGAACCGCGTGCTGGTCCGCCGTCGTGGCGGAGAGGTCGACTACGTCCCGGGCTCCGACGTGGACTACATGGACGTCTCGCCGCGCCAGATGGTGTCGGTCGCGACCGCCATGATCCCGTTCCTCGAGCACGACGACGCCAACCGTGCCCTCATGGGCGCGAACATGATGCGTCAGGCCGTTCCGCTGATCACGGCCGAGGCGCCGCTGGTCGGCACCGGCATGGAGTACCGCTGTGCGGTCGACGCCGGTGACGTCATCAAGGCCGAGAAGGACGGTGTGGTCCAGGAGGTCTCCGCGGACTACGTCACGGTCGCCAACGACGACGGCACGTACACCACGTACCGCGTCGCCAAGTTCTCCCGCTCCAACCAGGGCACCTCGGTCAACCAGAAGGTCGTCGTCAACGAGGGCGACCGCGTCGTCGAGAACCAGGTTCTCGCCGACGGTCCGGCCACCGAGCAGGGCGAGATGGCGCTGGGCAAGAACCTGCTCGTCGCCTTCATGCCGTGGGAGGGTCACAACTACGAGGACGCGATCATCCTGTCGCAGCGCCTCGTGCAGGACGACGTCCTCTCCTCGATCCACATCGAGGAGCACGAGGTCGACGCCCGTGACACCAAGCTCGGTCCGGAGGAGATCACCCGGGACATCCCGAACGTCTCCGAGGAGGTCCTCGCGGACCTCGACGAGCGCGGCATCATCCGTATCGGTGCCGAGGTCGTCGCCGGCGACATCCTCGTCGGCAAGGTCACGCCCAAGGGTGAGACCGAGCTGACCCCGGAGGAGCGTCTGCTCCGTGCGATCTTCGGTGAGAAGGCGCGCGAAGTGCGTGACACCTCGCTGAAGGTGCCCCACGGCGAGATCGGCAAGGTCATCGGCGTCCGCGTCTTCGACCGCGAAGAGGGCGACGAACTGCCGCCGGGCGTGAACCAGCTGGTCCGCGTCTACGTCGCGCAGAAGCGCAAGATCACCGACGGTGACAAGCTCGCCGGCCGTCACGGCAACAAGGGCGTCATCTCGAAGATCCTGCCGATCGAGGACATGCCGTTCCTGGAGGACGGCACCCCGGTCGACATCATCCTCAACCCGCTGGGTGTCCCGTCCCGAATGAACCCGGGACAGGTTCTCGAGATCCACCTCGGCTGGCTCGCCAGCCAGGGCTGGAAGGTCGAGGGCAGCGAGGAGTGGATGGAGCGGCTGAAGGTCATCGGCGCCGACGAGGTCGCTGCCGGTACCAACGTCGCCACCCCGGTCTTCGACGGTGCGCGCGAGGACGAGATCTCGGGTCTCTTCGAGTCCACGATCCCGAACCGCGACGGCAACCGGATGGTCCAGCCGTCCGGCAAGGCCAACCTGTTCGACGGCCGCTCCGGTGAGCCGTTCCCGGACCCGGTTTCGGTCGGGTACATGTACATCCTCAAGCTCCACCACCTGGTCGACGACAAGCTCCACGCACGTTCGACCGGTCCGTACTCGATGATCACGCAGCAGCCGCTGGGTGGTAAGGCACAGTTCGGTGGCCAGCGCTTCGGTGAGATGGAGGTGTGGGCGCTCGAGGCTTATGGAGCCGCCTACGCCCTCCAGGAGCTGCTGACCATCAAGTCCGACGACGTGACCGGCCGCGTGAAGGTCTACGAGGCCATCGTCAAGGGCGAGAACATCCCCGAGCCGGGCATTCCCGAGTCCTTCAAGGTGCTCATCAAGGAAATGCAGTCGCTCTGCCTCAACGTGGAGGTGCTGTCCTCGGACGGCATGTCCATCGAGATGCGCGACACCGACGAGGACGTCTTCCGCGCGGCGGAGGAGCTCGGTATCGACCTGTCCCGGCGCGAGCCGAGCAGCGTCGAAGAGGTCTGA